From Streptomyces sp. NBC_01754, a single genomic window includes:
- a CDS encoding SMI1/KNR4 family protein, producing MDIDNWKSFLDRWNAQWVMAQGLAEPEETDEEALEAGGLGFPPADERRTAALEERLGTRLPPSYRAFLQASDGWRHAGGSASLLGVSAEVGWYGDPMGMKAVYEAQLDERSQRSEILLAGMWERALQLALESDLTDVLLDPGDVDEDGEWAVHVYKGWSGEHPDRYASFAAFMRAMHREFCGGYGQEPRFEDEMTRELDASVERARLACLAGRDVDTQLAVLAEAQSFNRPRARMMHDQMAALVGPADALSVPVDMTDPLYVREAMPLLAVEHTRGHLALDDGWFVRRHGEEGRREAEAALAAARARTFRYEPPGRFGQAVAEAREQARWGDTDTAWRTIAAAVPDWEPYGPEHLAPFGLRADPVLGPLVTPERGRHILATPRAGHGRGGASAVPPGPTGPLGLAWTEGAGQDRSSYRFVAVQGVTPQVLVERLGGGELLAPLSEGELFRPGYGRPDRQDAPGGGERGSLYRVGSCPDEGGDLSGGGAAWSFAYESDPEPYHVGRVDGPDAAVSPGTRAVSVWCERRHSPCEVFPDVFHFSYAEDGRQRFRAVARGSVAESTGTPPEGLDPDLFGTALFGGVPLAGAEETGPGLVPEAQIRALDAIAAVFGLALPYFALRHGRLHAVRGSSWNSPPAPGEARVVWATSRIRSSAPGGTQPTPRGDRRRPER from the coding sequence GTGGACATCGACAACTGGAAGAGTTTCCTGGACCGTTGGAACGCGCAGTGGGTGATGGCGCAGGGCCTGGCCGAGCCGGAGGAGACCGACGAGGAGGCCCTGGAAGCGGGCGGACTGGGCTTCCCGCCGGCGGACGAGCGGCGGACGGCCGCCCTGGAGGAGCGGCTGGGCACCCGGCTCCCACCGTCCTACCGTGCCTTTCTCCAGGCGTCCGACGGCTGGCGTCACGCGGGGGGCTCCGCGTCCCTGCTCGGTGTCTCCGCCGAGGTGGGGTGGTACGGGGACCCGATGGGTATGAAGGCCGTCTACGAGGCGCAGCTGGACGAACGGTCGCAGCGGTCGGAGATCCTGCTGGCCGGGATGTGGGAGCGGGCGCTCCAGCTCGCCCTCGAATCCGACCTGACCGATGTGCTGCTCGACCCGGGTGACGTCGACGAGGACGGCGAGTGGGCGGTCCACGTCTACAAGGGCTGGTCGGGGGAGCACCCCGACCGGTACGCGTCCTTCGCCGCCTTCATGCGGGCGATGCACCGGGAATTCTGCGGAGGGTACGGCCAGGAGCCACGCTTCGAGGACGAGATGACCCGGGAGCTCGACGCGTCCGTCGAGCGGGCCCGGCTCGCCTGTCTGGCGGGCCGGGACGTGGACACCCAGCTGGCCGTGCTGGCGGAGGCGCAGTCCTTCAACAGGCCCCGGGCGAGGATGATGCACGACCAGATGGCTGCTCTCGTCGGCCCGGCCGACGCTCTCTCGGTGCCTGTGGACATGACCGATCCGCTCTACGTGCGGGAGGCGATGCCCCTGCTCGCCGTGGAGCACACCCGGGGACACCTCGCCCTGGACGACGGCTGGTTCGTGCGGCGGCACGGTGAGGAGGGCCGCCGGGAGGCCGAGGCGGCGTTGGCGGCGGCCCGGGCGCGTACGTTCCGGTACGAGCCCCCGGGGCGGTTCGGGCAGGCCGTGGCCGAGGCCCGGGAACAGGCCCGCTGGGGCGACACGGACACGGCGTGGCGGACGATCGCCGCCGCGGTGCCCGACTGGGAACCGTACGGCCCGGAGCACCTGGCGCCGTTCGGCCTGAGGGCCGACCCCGTGCTGGGGCCGCTCGTCACCCCGGAGCGCGGGCGCCACATCCTGGCCACCCCACGCGCCGGCCACGGTCGGGGTGGGGCGTCCGCCGTGCCGCCGGGGCCGACCGGGCCGCTGGGGCTCGCGTGGACGGAGGGGGCCGGGCAGGACAGGTCCTCCTACCGCTTCGTGGCCGTCCAGGGGGTGACACCGCAGGTCCTCGTGGAGCGGCTCGGCGGCGGTGAGCTGCTGGCCCCGCTCAGCGAGGGGGAGCTGTTCCGGCCGGGCTACGGCAGACCGGACCGACAAGACGCACCAGGGGGCGGCGAGCGAGGTTCCCTCTACCGGGTGGGTTCCTGCCCGGACGAGGGCGGCGACCTGAGCGGGGGCGGGGCTGCCTGGAGCTTCGCCTACGAGTCGGACCCCGAGCCGTATCACGTCGGCCGGGTGGACGGCCCCGACGCCGCCGTGTCACCGGGCACCCGGGCGGTGTCGGTCTGGTGCGAGAGACGCCACAGTCCCTGCGAGGTGTTCCCCGACGTCTTCCACTTCTCGTACGCGGAGGACGGGCGGCAGCGGTTCCGCGCGGTGGCGCGCGGGAGCGTGGCCGAGTCCACCGGAACACCCCCCGAAGGGCTCGACCCGGACCTCTTCGGGACGGCTCTCTTCGGTGGCGTTCCTTTGGCCGGGGCCGAGGAGACGGGGCCCGGGCTGGTGCCCGAAGCGCAGATACGGGCGCTCGACGCGATCGCCGCGGTCTTCGGCCTCGCACTGCCGTACTTCGCCCTGCGGCACGGCAGACTGCACGCGGTGCGCGGCTCCTCGTGGAACAGCCCGCCCGCACCGGGGGAGGCACGGGTGGTCTGGGCCACCTCGCGGATCAGGTCGTCGGCGCCGGGCGGGACGCAGCCGACGCCCCGGGGGGACCGGCGGCGCCCGGAACGCTGA